The sequence below is a genomic window from Deltaproteobacteria bacterium.
GTATCTCAAACTGGTACCGGACGAGAGCGAACAGTTACCGATGGCCGAACTATCCGACGAAAACACTGACGTAAAGAGTCTGCTGCACGGCACCACGCTGCCGCCGATCATCAAGCTGTTCAACTTGATTCTGCTCGAGGGCGTTCGCACCGGCGCGAGCGACATCCACGTCGAGCCGGGGGTATCGGCCGTGCAGGTCCGCTACCGCACGAACGGCCTACTGGAAGAATCCTTCAAGCTGCCGAAGTGGGTACAAGCTCCCCTCATCGCTCGTTGCAAGGTGATGGCCGCCCTCGACATCACCGAACGCCGCGTCCCGCAGGACGGGCGCATTCGCCTGCGCTTTCACGACGCGATGCTCGACCTACGGGTTTCCAGCTTGCCGACGCAGTTCGGCGAGAAGCTGACCATGCGAATCCTTGATGGCGGTGCCACGACGGTCGGATTAGACAAACTCAACCTATCGCCGCGCGACCTCAAGTGCATCAGCCAAGCGATTGCCCGCCCAGAGGGCCTCATTCTCGTCACCGGGCCGACGGGCAGCGGCAAGAGCACTACACTCTACAGCATGGTCATGGCGATCCTTTCGCCCACACGCAACATCGTGACGATCGAGAACCCGATCGAATATCAGATCCGCGGCGTGAACCAGGTCGAAATCAATGAGAAGCAGGGCCTCACCTTCGCCGGTGCGCTGCGATCCATTTTGCGACAGGATCCTGACGTGATCCTGCTCGGCGAGATCCGCGATCGCGAGACCGCCGAGATCGCCTTGCGTGCCGCGCAGACGGGTCACCTCGTGCTCAGCACACTGCACACCAACGACGCCGTGGCGACGGTTTCACGCGTACTCGATCTCGGCATCGAACCGTATATGGTGGCCTCGTCGCTCCATCTCATCGTCGCGCAGCGCTTGGTGCGGCGCAATTGCCCGCACTGTATCGAGCCCTACGATCCCGATCCGCAGGCGCTGCGGGCGCTCGAGATCGACCCGCACGGGAAAACCTTCCGTCGCGGTCGCGGCTGTGCGGCCTGTCGCCAGTCCGGCTTCGCCGGGCGGATGGCGATTCTGCAGATCATGCCTATCACTCCGGCGCTCGCTAAACTGATCGAATCCAAGGCACCCGATAGCGCGATTCGTTCGCAGACCCATGAAGACGGAACGCGCTCGCTCCATGAAGATGCGGCGATGAAAGTGTGCGAGGGGCTCACCACGGCGGAAGAGGTACTGCGCGTCGTCGATGTGCCGAACGAAGAGTCGCGTTGCCCGAGTTGCGCCCACACGGTGGAGCAAACCTTCACCGTGTGTCCCCACTGTGGAACGCCCCTGCACTCGAACTGCGGTGGCTGCGGCTTGAAGTTGCAAAAGGAGTGGCAGATCTGTCCGTACTGCGGCGCTGGCGTCAAGCCGCCCGCAGTAGCAATCGCCGCCGCTCCTGCTCCGATCGTCGCCGCCCCGGTATCAACCACCTCAGCAGCACCGACCAACGCACCACCGAACCGCACGACGCGCGATACCGCCCCCACAATCTACCGCGCGCTCGTCGTCGACGATCAGCCCGACATGCGCCGACTGATTACGTTCACCCTCGAAAACAGCGGCCTGCCCATTAGCGTCGTCGCTGCTGCAAGTGGCGCGGAAGCGCTCGATCGCGCGCAAGAAACCCCGCCCGATCTCATCCTGCTCGACATCATGATGCCCGAGATGGACGGCTTCCAGGTCTGCGAGCACTTGCGCAATACCGTACGCACGGCGTTCATCCCCATCCTCATGCTCACCGCGCTCGACGACCCCGGCAATCGCGCGCGCGGGTTCCTCGCCGGCACCGACGACTACATCGGCAAACCGTTCGCGCGCGCCGAATTGCTCGCCCGGGTGCGCCGCTTGCTGCAACGCACGTACGGCCTCGCCGCCGATACACCCGCGAACGCTCCTCACGCTGAGGGCGAAGACGCCAACCCGATGCGCCTGTCCGCATGATCTCGAACGCCGCACGTATCCTCCCGCTCGCCCTCGACGCCCCCACCGACGACGTCGTCGTTCTTGATGAGTTGCTGCATCAGGTTGATGGCGATGTTGCGCTGCTCCGCGAACTGATCGCGCTATTCCTTGCCTCCTACCCCGAGCGACTCGCACGGCTCGACGCGGCCCTTGCGGACCGCGACGCGCCCGCGCTCGAACTCGTCGCTCATTCGCTGCGTGGCTCGGCTTACAATTTTTGCGCGGTGGCGGCCGCCGCGGCGGCGGCGCGCCTCGAAATCATCGCCTGCTCCGGCAATCTCACTCGCGCCGATGAGGCCGCCGCCGGCGCGAAGTATGAATACGATCGGCTCGCCGACGCCTTGAGAGCCATCACATAAGACCACGCGACGCATCACCATCGCCATCTGAGACCGGCGACAGAGGAGAGTCCATCGTGAACCTGACTATCGACAGAGATCTTGCCCTTGCACGAGTGGAGGGCGATGTGGAGTTGCTGCAAGACTTGGCGCAGATCTTTCTGGGAGAGCTGCCTCAACTCACCGATCGGTTGCGAACCGGGCTCGCCTGCGACGACGGCAAAGCGGTGCAGCATGCGGCTCACGCACTGAAGGGTTCGGCTGGGAACTTTGCCGCCACCGCCGTCTTCGAGTTGGCGAAGCAACTGGAGGCCATGGGCCGCGACGGCGACCTCAGCGAAGCCCCGATAACGTACGAGGCCCTCGAAGCGGAACTCGACCGGCTCAAGAACGCTCTGACCGATCTCGCCTGAATCCTCACGGTCATCGAAACGTCGCTGCACTGCGACGCCGGCTGCGCGCCGTGCGCCCCACCCCTCACTCTACACAATTCGCTGCGGGCGCCGCCCACCACCATCGGCGTGCACGGCGGCATCACATGGTCGGTCATCCGGGTTTCGGCGACAACGCAACTCCCCCCGCGCCGCCAAGCCGTCTCGCAGCCAACCACGCGCCCGCCTTCACGCTGGCACACAGGCCGCATGCTCTGCGGTGTGGCAACGACCACACCTTCGACCGATGAATGATCTGACACACGACCCAGCGGAGACCGAGGCCTTCCTCGACGAAGCGGACGAATCGCTGCGGCTGCTCGAACGGAATCTGCTCGCGCTGGAAGCGGCACCCGATGACGCGGAAGCGGTGAACGCCGCCTTCCGCGCCGCGCACACGATCAAGGGCAACAGCGCGATGATGGGCTTCGAAGACATCGCCACCTTCACGCACGCCGTCGAAGGCGTGCTGACCTGCCTGCGGGATCGGCGGCTGCCCTACGCCCGCGCGACGATGGATACATTATTGGGCTCTCTCGATGTTCTGCGCAATTTGCTTGGCGTCGTTCGCGGCGGCGCAACGGTACCCGCCACCCGCGACGCCTTGCTCGCCCGGCTCAGCGCGCTGGTCACACCGGCCGCCACGCCCTCCGCGGCGCCGTCTGCGAGCCTCGTGGTCGAGGGACCCGAACGTTCCGCCAGCATCGCCAGCGAGCCCGAAGCCGGATCGATCCGGGTGGCCACCGACAAGGTCGATCAGCTCGTCAACCTGGCGGGCGAACTCGCCATCACCCAATCGATGGTGGCTCAACTCGTCGCCACGTTCAGTACGGACAAGCTGCCCCTCCTCCGCCAGGCCGTCACCACCATGGAGCAGAGCGCGCGCGAACTCCAAGAGCGCGTGATGGGCATCCGCATGCTCCCGCTGCGCGGCGTCTTCGATCGCTTGCCGCGGGTAGTACGCGATCTCGCACACCAGTGCGGCAAACAGATCACGCTCGAGGTCACCGGCGAAGAGACCGAGATCGACAAAGTCCTCAGCGAAAAGATAGCCGACCCGTTGATCCATCTGGTGCGCAACGCAATCGACCACGGCATCGAAACGCCCGCGGTTCGACGCGAACAGCACAAAGCGGACAGCGGCCGGCTCACGCTTTGCGCCCATCAACAAGGCGGCCGCATCTTCATCGAGGTGGCGGACGACGGGCGCGGACTCGATCGCGACCGCATCCTCGCACGCGCGCGGGCCGCCGGGCTGGTGGCCGCGGGCGATGTGCTCAGCGACGACGATGTCTACCAGTTCATCTTCCACCCCGGACTCTCCACCGCCGAGGCCATCACCGCGGTGTCGGGGCGCGGGGTCGGCATGGATGTCGTCAAGCGCAACATCGCCGCGCTCGGCGGATACATCACCACGACTACCCAGCCAGGACACGGAACGTGCTTCCGCATCAGCCTGCCGCTGACGCTCGCCATGCTCGACGGGCAATTGCTGCAGGTGGGCGAACATGTCTACGTGCTCCCGCTGGGCAACATCGCCGAGTCCCTGCGGCCGCAGCGGGCGAATCTGCAACGTCTTCTCGGCGAAGGCGAAGTGGTACGGGTGCGCGGCCATGTGTTGCCGATTCTGCGCTTGCACCAGCTCTTCGATGTCCTTCCCGACACCACCGAGCTGACCGACGGACTCTTGGTCATCGCCGAAGCCGAGCGCGTCAAAGTCGCATTGTTCGTCGACCGTTTGCTGGAGCAGCAACAGATCGTCATCAAGCGATTGGACACCAACCTCGGTCGCGTCGACGGTATGGCCGGCGCAACCATTCTTGGGGATGGCCGCGTGGCTTTGATCCTCGACGTAGCAGGACTGATGACGCTCAGTCGGCGCCCCACCCGGTCGGCTCAAACGGCCGCCGGGCTTCCCATCGCGATGCACTCACCCAAACTGCAGCAGGAGCCCTTATGCGCACCGGAATCGGCAATCTGAGAATCCGCACCAAACTGTTGGGGTTGATCGGCATCTTGCTGCTCGGCTTCACCGGCTTTGGCGTGTTCGGGCGCCAAGTCTTGAGCACGGTCGCCGTCAACGGCCCCGTCTACCGCAGCGTAGTGCAGGGGCATGAACTCATCGCGGACGTCGCGCCGCCATTCGCCACCTTGCTCCCGTCCTATCTGATCGTCTTGCAGATGCTAGACGAGTCCGATCGGCCCACGCTGGACGATCTCGTCCAGCGCGGCCAGCAACTCCGCGAGCTGTACGAGGCCCGCCAGCACTTCTGGCTCTCGCAACTCCCCGACGGGGCGCTCAAGGACCTGTTGGCCGTGAAGGCGCACGTCCCGGCCATGCGCTTCTTCGATGCGCGTGACCGCGACTTCATTCCGGCGGTGCTGGGGGGCAACATCGCGCAGGCCGCCGTCGTGCTCCACACCACCCTCGATCCCGCCTACGAAGAGCAGCGCGCCGCCGTCGATGACATCGTCAAGCAGGGGCGCGCAATCAATGCCACCACCGAACAATGGGCGGCCGACTTTGTCCGCACGCGCGAATCAGCGTTCGCAATCATCGGCCTCGTACTCTTGCTGCTCGTGTCGCTCTCCGGCGTGGCGATCGCAGCCTCGATCTCGCGGCCGGTGAACCGAGCGATTGGCGTCATGAAGCGTACTGCGGAGGGGGATCTGACCCAGCGCTGGCACGTCACGACGACCGATGACATCGGAGAGCTCGCGCGTTGGTTCAATGTAGCGCTTGACCGGATCGACGGACTGGTCGCGCAGGTGCGGCACACCGCGACAGCGGTAGCCGAGGCCGCGCAACAATTGGCGGGCGCCTCGGCCCATCTTTCCAGCGGCTGCCAGGAGCAGGCCTCCAGTCTCGAGGAGACCGCCGCGTCGCTGGAGGAGATTACCGGCACCGTGAAGCAGAGTGCGGATAACGCGAGGCAAGTCACGCAGCTGGCGGCGGGCGCGCGCGAGAGCGCCGAGCGCGGCGGCGACGTCGTGAGCGCCGCGGTGGCATCGATCAAAGACATCGCGGTCTCGGCGGCGCGCATCGCCGAGATCATCAGCGTGGTCGACGAGATCGCCTTTCAGACCAACTTGCTCGCACTCAATGCCGCGGTCGAGGCCGCGCGGGCCGGCGAACACGGCCGCGGCTTCGCCGTCGTCGCCACCGAAGTGCGCAACCTCGCGCAACGCAGCTCATTGGCCGCCAAGGAAATCAAAGGCCTCATCCACGACTCGTCGCAACGCGTCGCGACCGGCTCGGAACTGGTGAACCAATCGGGACAGACTCTGCGCGCCTTGGTCAGCTCGGTCCAACAAGTCAGCGACCTGATTGCGGACATCGCCGCCGCGGCGCAAGAGCAAGCCGCCGGCATCACCCAAGTCAACACCGCCGTGACGCAGATGGATCAGGTCGTACAAGCCACCGCAGCGCAGACCGAAGAGTTGTCAGCGACGGCGCAATCGCTCGCCAGCCAAGCCGTCGAGGTCGAAACGCTCGTCAACCAGTTCCGCGTCTCGGCTGAACCGCCCAACGTGTGCACAGCCACCGACGATCCTGGGGTGAACAGTCACGTGTCGTTCAGGGCCGCGGGTGGCGTACCCATGGCACTCCCTCCACCGCCGTCCCCCGTTTGGCTGTCTGCCCAGGCTCACAATGTCCGCGTCGTGCGCGCGGGCAACGGAAAGCCCATCACACTCCATCACCGGACAGCAACTTAGTCCGCTTGCACGCGCGGTACGGCGACCCTACGGAGGTCACAGTGCTCAGTGCCATTCGCGCCCGCACCATCACGCATCGACGGCCTGCCCGTTTGCTGCTTTGCCGTCGGCTTTCTCCTCGACCACCCGCCGGCCAGCGGGTCCTCCGACAAACGTACGATGCCAATCGGATCGCGATCGATCACGTGCTGAAGATGGCCGCCACGCGCAACAGCCTTGACGAAGGGGACGCCGGCGGTTTCATCCGCGAGCGGACGTACGGCCTGATTGGGCTGGGCGTCACGAGCACACAGGTCACCTTCGGATTCGCTTCCCTCATCGCGCATGGAACTACGAGACCGATGCGTCATGCCGCCGAGGGCGGTGGTAGTGTCGTCGCGGCGACGCAACGACTCGCCGCCGCGACGAACGCGCTCCCGCGGGGCATCGGCGCCTCCGGCGGGCCCGGCGGTAAGCGAAGCGACCGGAGCCCCAGCGGGCAGGACGAAGCCTCCGCACCATATGACGGCATGGCGACGTGCTAGCACGCAGGAGATCCGCATGAACGTACAAGAACCCCCCGCCACTGCGCCACGCCAGCACCTCACATTCACGTTGGCGGAGCAGACGTACGGGATCGACATCCTCAACGTGCAGGAAATCAAGGGCTGGGCTGCACTCACGGCGATTCCGAACACCCCGCCCTTCCTCAAGGGCGTGATGAATCTGCGCGGCACCATCATCCCAGTGATCGATCTGCGCGTGAAATTCGGCCTGCCGGCCATCGCACCGACGCGCTATGCAGTCATCATCGTCGCCACCGTCGGAACACGCACCACAGGCTTGCTAGTCGACGGCGTGTCGGACGTTCTGGACTTCCGGGCCACCGAGATGCAGCCGCCGCCCGATCTCGGCGGCTACGTCGATGTCCGCTTCATCCGCGGGGTCGCCTGTGTCGAGGACCAGGTTATCACCCTGTTGGATATCTCCTGTCTGGTGGGCGACGACCTAGCCGCCATGGACCGGCCACCGGCGCAGATCGCGCGCGCCGTGTGAGGCGCAACGGAACCCGATGAACGCGGCCCTCGGCGATCGTGAGTTCGGCCTCTTGCGCGACCTCATCAAAATGCACAGCGGGATCGCGCTCAACGAGTGCAAGCGGCCGCTGCTGCAGGCACGCCTCGCGAAGCGGCTCCGACAGCTCGGCTTGCAGAGTTACCGCGAGTACTACGACTACCTCGTTCAACACGATCCCGGCGCCCAGGAGCGCGATCGCTTCATCAACGCGCTGACCACCAACACGACCGCGTTCTTCCGCGAGCCGCATCACTTCGACTACCTCGTGCACCAGTGGCTGCCGACCTTGCGCGCCCGTATGCTCCGCGGCGGCGCGCCCACGTTGCGGATCTGGAGCAGCGCCTGCTCGACGGGTGAGGAAGCGTACTCGCTTGCCATCACGCTGACCGAAGCGCTGCAACCGTTGCCGCGCTGGGACATTCACGTCCTGGCTTCCGACATCGACACCGAAGCACTGGCCACGGGGCGGGCCGGCGTCTATCCCGCCGCGAGCATCGACCCGGTTCCCGAGCCGTTGCGCCAGCGCTACTTCCAAACCGGCACGGGTGCCTCGACAGGGCTCGTACGAGTGGTACCTCGGATTCAACAGCTGGTCACCTTCACGCGCATTAATCTGCTCAGCGCGGCCTGGCCGGTCTTGTCGCGCTTTGATTGCATCTTCTGCCGCAACGTCATCATCTATTTCGACGCGCCGACGAAGCAGCAGGTGTTGAACCGACTGGCGACCGCGCTGCAACGCGATGGCCTGCTCGTGCTCGGCCACTCCGAGAGTCTGCTCGGCCGCGGCTTACGTTTCCACCACCTCGGGCACACGATCTATCAGGCGAACGATCCGCACCGTTGCACGACATGACGCAGCCCCGCCGACCGGAACGGATTCTCTTCATCGGGCAGGTCCACGCCTGTGCGAGCCCGCTCCTCCTGCGCACGCTCCTCGGCTCGTGTGTCGCCGTGTGCCTGTTCGATCCGGTCGCGCGCGTGGGCGGCATGAATCATTTCGCCCTGCCCAACGGACCCGATCGGCGCACGCACACCGACCGGGCGCGCTTCGGATTGCCAGCGATGATCGAACTCCTCGGTGCGCTGATGGCGGCCGGCGCTGTGCGCCACCGCCTGCTGGCGACCATCATCGGCGGTGGGCACTTGCTCTCGACGCCCGACTTCGCCAACGACTTGCCGCGGAGAAACATCGATTTCGCGCGACGATTCCTGGCGCGCGAGCGCATCGCGATCGTGGCTGAGGATGTCGGCGGGCACTACCCCCGCCAAGTCCGCTTTCACACCGATACCGGCGTCGTTGTCGTCACGCGCGGGCGCACGAGCGCTGGGTCGCGTGGCGGCCTGCGTCGAGTGCTAGTAGCGGCACTGGCCGCACCCGACACGGCTGGGGACAGGCACTGAGGCCCCACATCATGGCTCCGCGGGTTCGCGTTTTGATCGTCGACTCCTCTCCCTTCGTCCGCCAGGAACTTGCGCGCGCGCTGGCGCAAGACCCTGGCATTGATGTCGTCGGGACCGCCGCCGACGCGGACTTCGCGCGACGCAAGATGCAGTCGCTCAAACCGGACGTGGTCACGCTCGACCTCGCGATGCCGGATAGCGATGGCCTGGCCTTCTTGGCCCAAGTCACGCGCGATCCATCGCGGCCGATCGTCGTCGTGTCGGCGCGCAGCGAACCGGACGGAGAGACCGCGCGGCGGGCGCTGGAGCTCGGGGCGTACGCGGTCGTCAGCAAACCGCCTCAGGATCTCCGCACTCACCTCGGCGCCCTGACCGCGGACCTGCGTGAGACGATCGTAGCCGCGGCACGCACGCGCGCCCGCTTTCGTGCGCTGGCACGCGGGGCGGCAACCGCGCCACACCTGAAGGCCGACGACCTGGTCATCGCCATCGGTGTGTCAACCGGTGGACCGTTGGCGTTACAGACGGTGTTGGCGGCGCTGTCATCGTACACCCCCGGCATCGTCATCGTGCAGCACATGCCCGAACGCTACACGCGCGGACTCGCCGCACGACTAAATTGCGAGTGCGCGCTGGGCGTCCGGCAGGCCGTGGACGGTGATCCGATCGAGCCCGGCGTCGCTCTGGTGGCTCCTGGCGATCATCACCTGCAGATCACGCGCGACGGTGCGAGCCTGGGCGTACGAGTCGTTGACCAGCCCGCGGTGAACCACCATCGGCCCTCGGTCGACGTCCTCTTTCACTCGGTGGCGACACACGCCGGCGCCAACGCGCTGGGAATTATTATGACTGGGATGGGTGCCGACGGTGCAGCCGGCCTGCTCGCGATGAAGCAGGCTGGCGCCTTCACCATCGCGCAAGACGAGGCCAGTTCCATCGTCTTCGGCATGCCCAAGGAGGCCATCGGGCTCGGTGCCGTCGATCGCATCGTCCCGCTCGATCGCATCGCCACCGAAGTTGCGGCCTGGCACGCACGGCAGCGCCCACTCAAGGAGACCCATGAACACGATTCTGATTGTCGATGACTCCGCGCTCATGCGCCGCCTGCTCCGGCGGATGCTGGAGCCGCGCGGCTACGCGGTCGTCGATGCCAGCGATGGTGCCGGAGCGCAGCGCGGGTTCGCATCGGAGCATCCCGACTTGGTGTTGCTCGATCTCAACCTCGAGGCCGAGTCGGGTCTCGATGTGCTCGCGCAACTGCGCGACCTCGACAGCAACGTCCGCGTGATCATCGTGACCGCCGATACCGAAGAATCCACTCGCATCGCCATCGAGCAGGGCGGCGCCCGCTTGCTGCTCAAACCGTTCGAGCCCGCAACCGTCGCCGCCGCCGTCGCCGCGGCGCTCGCCGACCCGCCGCGATCCTACGGCAGCAACCCCAGCAACCGCCAGCAGGGAATCGCGGCCAGGATTGCGAGCAGGTAGATCAGCCCGTAGCTCCACGCCAGCAGCCGCACTTGCCCGTGCGAAAAGGCGCGCTCTTTGGTGCCGAAGTAGAGCGCCAGATAGTACGTACTCTGATACGGCAAGAACCACACCGCCACGGTTGTGCAGAGGACCAGCGTGATCGCCAACGGATTGATGCCCGCATGCGCGGCGATCGGCACCACCGTGATCGTCAACAGCGACACCAACGGGAAACTTGGCAACACGAAGCGCGCCGCGTAAATTACCAGCGCCATGACCAATAAGAACTGGGTGGGATGCTGGGTCATCGGCTCCAACAGCGGCGCCAGCAGCCCGATCGTCCACCGGTCGACCCCGACCGCCTGCACCACCGGCGTCAGCCCGAGTACGGCCCCCAGATAGAAAAGAAAGTCCCAATAGATCCCGGCGCGAAAAGTGGCGCGGTCGAGCAAGTTCGCTGTCAGCAACACCGCGAGGCCGGTCATCGCCACCCACGCGGCGTCGACACCATGGTATGGTCCGGTGATCCAGCCGAGCATCGCGCCGATGAGCACCAACCCGTTGACGATCTCGGCGCGTGATGCTGGGCCGAGCGCTTCGATCTGGGTTTCGATCAGGCCACGTGAGATCGTCGGTTGGAACTCCGGCGGGAACAGAAACATGGTCACGGCGAACCCGACGGCAAACGTCACCACCGCCAACGGCAACGCCGCCAACGCCCAACTGCCCCAGGTGATCTGGAAGCGCATGGCGGCCGGCAGCAGACCCCACGCGAGCAAATTCTCCGCCGCGCCGGTGAGAAAAAACGGGCTCATTTGTCCGAAGCCCAGCACGGCAGCCATTGCCAGGCCCGCCGAGCCGCTGCTGCGCCTGCCGTACCCGAGCGACTCCGACTGCGCCAAAATGATCGGCCCGGCGATGGCGACACCGGAAGTGACATCGGGAATCGCCGACGTGATCGCCGTGCCGCTCAGCGCCAAGCCAAGAGCTTGGCCGCGATAGGTCAGCGGGAAGCGCTGCAACACGCGCAAGGCAAGGCGAAACAACAAGCCGGAACTTTGTAGCGATGCCGCGATGCCAAGCACGCCGATGATGAGAAAGAACGGCGGGGTAGTGAAGCCTGACACAGCGACCTCGGGCGGCACCACCCGGAGCAGAATCCAGCCGATGATCATGCCGAGCCCGACCACGTAGTCGGGCAGCACGTCGAACGCCCAGAACACCACCGCCCACGCCAACAGCGCGAGCATGTGCATCCCGCTGGACGATAACCCGGCTGGCGGTGGCGCCACCCACAAGGCGACGCCCGCCGCGACACCCAGCACCGCCCCGAACCACCACAAGGCGCGCGCCGACTGGAAGCGATCCGCCACTCGTTGACGAAACGAAGTAGCCACCGCTTCCGTCGCCGCGGGCCGCAGCGTACGCTCCATGCGCTCGACCAGTGTCGGCAATAGTTCCGCGATCACGTGCTCGGGCAAACGACTGACCCAACCCTGCAGCAGATCGAAGCGATTGCTCGCGATTAACTCCTCGGTATGAGCCGCCAACAGTTCCGCTGCCGCCCGCCAATCACCAGCATCGAGCAGGTGCGAAATCGCCGGCTCGCGACGCCCCGCGGTACGATACAGCGCCGCCGCGCGGCGGTGCTGCTCGCGCACGCCGTCGGCACCCACTTCGGCCGTCACGTTCGCCAGCAAGAACTCGCGCACCGCTTCGAGATAGCTCACCACACCATCGAGGCGGGCGACCAATCCGCCCTGCGCCTCGATCGCGTTGAGTTCGGCCGCGGCATCGGTACTCCCGAGCAGATCGTGAATGATGGGCGGGTCCAGCGTAGTCAGGACCGCCGTGCCCATGAGGAACGCGCGCCGCGCTGGCGATTGCGCCCGCAACAGGACTTCCATCTGGCTCGCAAACGCGGATTGCACTTTTGAGAGTTCTTGATTGCCGCGGTACAGCCGGTCGCTGATCACCTCGGTGAAGTGCAGGATCAACCACGGGTTCTCTTCGATCAGCGCGTCGAACTTGTCCTTGGCCAACCGCCACACGACCACGTGATCACGCGCGACCACCGTCGCCGTGCGTGGCCGATCGGAGAACAGCGCGCGCTCGCCAAACCAGTCACTCGGACCGCTAACCGCCACCAGCTCACGCTGATCACCGCCGCGGTTGACGAGCACTTCGACGCTGCCGGACTTGATGATGTAAAAGTCGCGCGCTTCGTCCCCCTCGTAACACAACACCGTACCGGGCGGATGCGACTCCTCGCGCAAATCAGCGATGATCTTCGCGAAGCTGCCCGGCGGCAACTCAGCGAAGATCGGAATCCGCCGCAGCACGGTAGCGAGTGAATCCATGGCGCGGGCTATCTACCACAGCCCGGTCAAAGAGGAAGCAAAGCGCGGGATCCGAATCGGCTACGCGGGGAGCGGAGCTGACGGTTTCACTCTTCGCGCAAGGCGACCGCCGGATCGAGACGGGCGGCTCTCAACGCCGGAACAATCCCAGCGATCACGCCCACCCCGACGAGC
It includes:
- a CDS encoding HAMP domain-containing protein translates to MRTGIGNLRIRTKLLGLIGILLLGFTGFGVFGRQVLSTVAVNGPVYRSVVQGHELIADVAPPFATLLPSYLIVLQMLDESDRPTLDDLVQRGQQLRELYEARQHFWLSQLPDGALKDLLAVKAHVPAMRFFDARDRDFIPAVLGGNIAQAAVVLHTTLDPAYEEQRAAVDDIVKQGRAINATTEQWAADFVRTRESAFAIIGLVLLLLVSLSGVAIAASISRPVNRAIGVMKRTAEGDLTQRWHVTTTDDIGELARWFNVALDRIDGLVAQVRHTATAVAEAAQQLAGASAHLSSGCQEQASSLEETAASLEEITGTVKQSADNARQVTQLAAGARESAERGGDVVSAAVASIKDIAVSAARIAEIISVVDEIAFQTNLLALNAAVEAARAGEHGRGFAVVATEVRNLAQRSSLAAKEIKGLIHDSSQRVATGSELVNQSGQTLRALVSSVQQVSDLIADIAAAAQEQAAGITQVNTAVTQMDQVVQATAAQTEELSATAQSLASQAVEVETLVNQFRVSAEPPNVCTATDDPGVNSHVSFRAAGGVPMALPPPPSPVWLSAQAHNVRVVRAGNGKPITLHHRTAT
- a CDS encoding Hpt domain-containing protein translates to MISNAARILPLALDAPTDDVVVLDELLHQVDGDVALLRELIALFLASYPERLARLDAALADRDAPALELVAHSLRGSAYNFCAVAAAAAAARLEIIACSGNLTRADEAAAGAKYEYDRLADALRAIT
- the tadA gene encoding Flp pilus assembly complex ATPase component TadA; this encodes MGETRTSGEIRLLKFLVQCGLVTPQVARDAELAATTDKKSVIEWLAQNRILNEEDVAHLLAEKLHIPYVNLAAVALDPTVLELVREELATRHSVVPLRAGGNTLILATANPLDCDAIRAIEFATGRRAQLEVATTTAIRDALEHAYHLETALDAYLKLVPDESEQLPMAELSDENTDVKSLLHGTTLPPIIKLFNLILLEGVRTGASDIHVEPGVSAVQVRYRTNGLLEESFKLPKWVQAPLIARCKVMAALDITERRVPQDGRIRLRFHDAMLDLRVSSLPTQFGEKLTMRILDGGATTVGLDKLNLSPRDLKCISQAIARPEGLILVTGPTGSGKSTTLYSMVMAILSPTRNIVTIENPIEYQIRGVNQVEINEKQGLTFAGALRSILRQDPDVILLGEIRDRETAEIALRAAQTGHLVLSTLHTNDAVATVSRVLDLGIEPYMVASSLHLIVAQRLVRRNCPHCIEPYDPDPQALRALEIDPHGKTFRRGRGCAACRQSGFAGRMAILQIMPITPALAKLIESKAPDSAIRSQTHEDGTRSLHEDAAMKVCEGLTTAEEVLRVVDVPNEESRCPSCAHTVEQTFTVCPHCGTPLHSNCGGCGLKLQKEWQICPYCGAGVKPPAVAIAAAPAPIVAAPVSTTSAAPTNAPPNRTTRDTAPTIYRALVVDDQPDMRRLITFTLENSGLPISVVAAASGAEALDRAQETPPDLILLDIMMPEMDGFQVCEHLRNTVRTAFIPILMLTALDDPGNRARGFLAGTDDYIGKPFARAELLARVRRLLQRTYGLAADTPANAPHAEGEDANPMRLSA
- a CDS encoding purine-binding chemotaxis protein CheW — its product is MNVQEPPATAPRQHLTFTLAEQTYGIDILNVQEIKGWAALTAIPNTPPFLKGVMNLRGTIIPVIDLRVKFGLPAIAPTRYAVIIVATVGTRTTGLLVDGVSDVLDFRATEMQPPPDLGGYVDVRFIRGVACVEDQVITLLDISCLVGDDLAAMDRPPAQIARAV
- a CDS encoding Hpt domain-containing protein codes for the protein MNLTIDRDLALARVEGDVELLQDLAQIFLGELPQLTDRLRTGLACDDGKAVQHAAHALKGSAGNFAATAVFELAKQLEAMGRDGDLSEAPITYEALEAELDRLKNALTDLA
- a CDS encoding chemotaxis protein CheA; the protein is MNDLTHDPAETEAFLDEADESLRLLERNLLALEAAPDDAEAVNAAFRAAHTIKGNSAMMGFEDIATFTHAVEGVLTCLRDRRLPYARATMDTLLGSLDVLRNLLGVVRGGATVPATRDALLARLSALVTPAATPSAAPSASLVVEGPERSASIASEPEAGSIRVATDKVDQLVNLAGELAITQSMVAQLVATFSTDKLPLLRQAVTTMEQSARELQERVMGIRMLPLRGVFDRLPRVVRDLAHQCGKQITLEVTGEETEIDKVLSEKIADPLIHLVRNAIDHGIETPAVRREQHKADSGRLTLCAHQQGGRIFIEVADDGRGLDRDRILARARAAGLVAAGDVLSDDDVYQFIFHPGLSTAEAITAVSGRGVGMDVVKRNIAALGGYITTTTQPGHGTCFRISLPLTLAMLDGQLLQVGEHVYVLPLGNIAESLRPQRANLQRLLGEGEVVRVRGHVLPILRLHQLFDVLPDTTELTDGLLVIAEAERVKVALFVDRLLEQQQIVIKRLDTNLGRVDGMAGATILGDGRVALILDVAGLMTLSRRPTRSAQTAAGLPIAMHSPKLQQEPLCAPESAI
- a CDS encoding protein-glutamate O-methyltransferase CheR, with product MNAALGDREFGLLRDLIKMHSGIALNECKRPLLQARLAKRLRQLGLQSYREYYDYLVQHDPGAQERDRFINALTTNTTAFFREPHHFDYLVHQWLPTLRARMLRGGAPTLRIWSSACSTGEEAYSLAITLTEALQPLPRWDIHVLASDIDTEALATGRAGVYPAASIDPVPEPLRQRYFQTGTGASTGLVRVVPRIQQLVTFTRINLLSAAWPVLSRFDCIFCRNVIIYFDAPTKQQVLNRLATALQRDGLLVLGHSESLLGRGLRFHHLGHTIYQANDPHRCTT